A stretch of the Papaver somniferum cultivar HN1 chromosome 6, ASM357369v1, whole genome shotgun sequence genome encodes the following:
- the LOC113288808 gene encoding uncharacterized protein LOC113288808 produces the protein MELAKGCFGKGKLEKDKSGPSNPNKPMLAWPMNIFQKGKHASPSSTSNVSYPLKQRFPRLVLEGKGPIQQAEKRKKIIVKSYYSCGNRDGAHRLAAAAEVEEYADIQGFLMMY, from the exons ATGGAGTTAGCCAAAGGATGTTTTGGGAAAGGAAAACTCGAGAAAGATAAGAG TGGCCCGTCCAATCCTAATAAGCCCATGTTGGCATGGCCCATGAACATTTTTCAGAAGGGCAAACATGCTAGTCCCTCTAGTACCTCTAATGTCTCGTACCCTCTCAAACAGCGCTTCCCCAGGCTCGTGCTCGAAGGAAAGGGGCCCATTCAGCAGGCAGAGAAGCGAAAGAAGATCATTGTCAAATCATACTATTCTTGTGGAAATCGAGATGGTGCACATCGTTTGGCTGCtgcagctgaagttgaagagTATGCAGACATCCAGGGTTTTCTGATGATGTACTGA